A DNA window from Daucus carota subsp. sativus chromosome 3, DH1 v3.0, whole genome shotgun sequence contains the following coding sequences:
- the LOC108214600 gene encoding phospho-2-dehydro-3-deoxyheptonate aldolase 2, chloroplastic produces MSDASLCLICRHPNPKISRITTEMAITTSLIASSPCLSSSCFRSRTAPSSHRVPHHRSISAVHTTKPTSPLRWSVDSWKSKKALQLPEYPDENELEKVLKKLESFPPIVFAGEARMLEERLGEAAMGKAFLLQGGDCAESFKEFSATYIRDTFRILLQMSVVLMFGGQMPVIKVGRMAGQFAKPRSDPFEEKNGVKLPSYKGDNINGDAFDLKSRTPDPERLVMAYTQAVATLNLLRAFATGGYAAMQRVTQWNLDFVENSEQGDRYQELAHRVDEALGFMAAAGITPDHPIMATTNFWTSHECLHLPFEQALTREDSTTGLYYDCSAHMVWVGERTRQLDGAHVEFLRGISNPLGIKVSQKMDPNELVKLVEILNPNNKAGRITVIVRMGAENMRVKLPHLIRAVRGAGQILTWVCDPMHGNTIQAPSGHKTRPFDAILSEVRAFFDVHEQEGSYAGGIHLEMTGQNVTECIGGSRTVTYDDLSARYHTHCDPRLNASQSLELAFIVAERLRRRRIKSPNSLFPSI; encoded by the exons ATGTCAGATGCATCTCTGTGTTTAATTTGTCGacatccaaatccaaaaatctCTCGAATCACAACTGAAATGGCAATTACAACAAGCCTCATCGCCTCATCTCCATGTTTATCATCATCTTGTTTCAGATCAAGAACAGCCCCATCTTCTCACAGGGTCCCCCACCATCGTTCCATCTCAGCCGTTCACACAACCAAACCAACAAGCCCATTGAGATGGAGCGTGGATAGCTGGAAGAGCAAGAAGGCCTTGCAACTTCCTGAATACCCAGATGAGAATGAGCTCGAAAAAGTGCTTAAAAAGCTGGAGAGTTTCCCGCCAATAGTGTTTGCAGGGGAGGCGAGGATGCTGGAAGAGAGATTAGGGGAGGCGGCTATGGGGAAGGCTTTTCTGTTGCAAGGTGGGGATTGTGCGGAGAGTTTTAAGGAGTTTAGTGCTACTTATATTCGTGACACTTTTCGAATTCTTCTGCAGATGAGTGTTGTTCTTATGTTTGGTGGCCAGATGCCTGTTATTAAG GTTGGAAGGATGGCTGGTCAGTTTGCCAAGCCTAGATCAGACCCCTTTGAGGAGAAGAATGGAGTCAAATTGCCAAGTTACAAAGGAGACAACATAAATGGAGAtgcttttgatttaaaatcaagAACTCCGGACCCTGAAAGACTAGTGATGGCCTATACTCAAGCTGTGGCAACTCTTAACCTTTTGAGGGCTTTTGCGACTGGAGGTTATGCTGCAATGCAGAGAGTCACTCAATGGAATCTGGACTTTGTAGAGAACAGTGAGCAAGGAGACAG GTACCAGGAATTAGCTCACAGGGTTGACGAGGCTTTGGGATTCATGGCTGCAGCAGGAATCACCCCGGACCACCCTATCATGGCAACAACTAACTTTTGGACATCCCACGAGTGTTTGCATTTACCTTTTGAGCAAGCCCTCACTAGAGAGGATTCAACCACTGGCCTTTACTATGATTGTTCTGCTCATATGGTATGGGTTGGGGAACGGACTAGGCAACTAGATGGGGCACATGTAGAGTTCTTACGAGGAATTTCTAATCCCCTTGGTATTAAG GTGAGCCAGAAGATGGATCCAAATGAACTAGTTAAGcttgttgaaattttaaatcCTAATAATAAGGCTGGAAGGATCACGGTAATTGTGAGAATGGGAGCTGAAAATATGAGAGTCAAGCTTCCTCATTTGATCAGGGCAGTGCGGGGAGCAGGACAAATTTTGACATGGGTCTGTGATCCAATGCATGGAAATACCATACAAGCACCCAGCGGACACAAAACAAGGCCATTTGATGCAATCCTG AGTGAGGTGCGAGCTTTCTTTGATGTGCATGAGCAAGAAGGCAGCTATGCGGGAGGTATCCATCTGGAGATGACAGGTCAGAATGTGACCGAGTGCATTGGTGGCTCACGAACTGTGACTTATGATGACTTGAGTGCCCGTTATCACACCCACTGTGACCCAAGACTCAACGCATCACAGTCCCTTGAGCTAGCCTTTATCGTTGCTGAACGACTCAGGAGGAGGAGAATTAAATCTCCAAATTCACTCTTTCCAAGTATTTAG
- the LOC108214603 gene encoding short chain aldehyde dehydrogenase 1 translates to MKLSSLLAPVAKRLEGKVAVITGGTGCIGGATARVFVQHGAKVVIAGRQDELGRSLCKDQDDLSYVHCDVTNESDVQNLVDFTVTKHGKLDIMFANAGITGLPDPRISATTYQNFKSVFDTNVLGAFLCAKHACRVMVPARRGSILFTSSVASVVHGDVPHAYCASKHAVLGLAKNLCVEMGSHGVRVNCVSPFGVVTPMLMKGLGMSDKEKVEDFIAEIANLKEATVEAEDVAAAALYLGSDEAKYVSGVNLVVDGGYSTTNIALKESLKKMSF, encoded by the exons ATGAAACTTTCTTCACTGCTAGCTCCCGTTGCCAAGAG GTTAGAGGGTAAAGTAGCTGTAATTACTGGTGGTACTGGATGCATTGGTGGAGCGACGGCCCGTGTCTTTGTGCAGCATGGTGCAAAGGTGGTGATTGCTGGTCGTCAAGACGAACTAGGGCGATCTCTGTGCAAAGACCAAGATGATCTTTCTTATGTCCACTGTGATGTTACTAATGAATCGGATGTCCAAAATTTGGTTGATTTCACCGTCACCAAGCACGGTAAGCTTGACATTATGTTTGCTAACGCTGGCATCACAGGTCTGCCTGATCCAAGAATATCAGCCAcaacatatcaaaatttcaaGAGTGTGTTCGATACTAATGTGCTTGGTGCATTCTTGTGCGCCAAACACGCGTGTAGAGTCATGGTTCCTGCAAGAAGAGGCAGCATTTTGTTCACTTCAAGTGTTGCATCAGTAGTTCATGGAGATGTCCCGCATGCCTACTGTGCTTCAAAGCACGCGGTCTTGGGTCTGGCGAAGAATTTATGTGTGGAGATGGGGAGTCACGGGGTACGAGTGAACTGTGTGTCTCCATTCGGAGTGGTGACTCCAATGCTGATGAAAGGCCTGGGAATGAGTGACAAGGAGAAGGTGGAGGATTTTATTGCAGAAATTGCGAATTTGAAGGAGGCGACGGTGGAGGCAGAGGATGTAGCTGCGGCTGCATTGTACTTGGGAAGCGACGAGGCCAAGTACGTGAGTGGTGTGAACCTTGTAGTGGATGGAGGCTACAGCACTACAAATATTGCTTTGAAGGAATCACTCAAGAAGATGTCATTCTAA
- the LOC108214602 gene encoding short chain aldehyde dehydrogenase 1-like, whose protein sequence is MKLSSLLAPVAKRLEGKVAVITGGAGCIGGATARLFAQHGAKVVIADVQDQLGHSLCKHQDDLSFVHCDVTNESDVENLVDSVMAQHGKLDIMFANAGVTGFNDPRISITEYQDFKNVFNVNVFGAFLCAKHAARVMVPARRGSILFTSSVASVTYGDVPHVYSASKHAVLGLAKNLCVEMGSHGVRVNCVSPFGVVTPMLMQGLGMSDKGKVEEFVAGIANLKEATVEAEDVAAAALYLGSDEAKYVSGMNLVVDGGYSTTNVALKQSFQKMSI, encoded by the exons ATGAAACTTTCTTCACTGCTAGCTCCCGTTGCCAAAAG GTTAGAGGGTAAAGTAGCTGTAATCACTGGTGGTGCTGGATGCATCGGTGGAGCCACGGCGCGTCTCTTTGCGCAACATGGTGCCAAGGTGGTGATTGCTGATGTTCAAGACCAACTAGGCCATTCCCTATGCAAACACCAAGATGACCTTTCTTTTGTTCACTGTGATGTTACTAATGAATCAGATGTCGAAAATCTGGTTGATTCTGTCATGGCCCAACACGGTAAGCTTGACATTATGTTTGCTAACGCTGGTGTCACAGGCTTCAATGATCCAAGGATTTCAATAACAGAGTACCAAGATTTCAAGAACGTGTTTAATGTaaatgtttttggtgcattcttGTGCGCCAAGCACGCGGCTAGAGTCATGGTTCCTGCCAGGAGAGGCAGCATTTTGTTCACTTCAAGTGTTGCGTCTGTCACTTATGGAGATGTTCCACATGTCTACTCTGCTTCAAAGCACGCGGTCTTGGGCCTGGCCAAGAATTTGTGTGTGGAGATGGGGAGTCACGGGGTACGAGTCAACTGTGTGTCTCCGTTTGGAGTGGTGACTCCCATGCTGATGCAAGGGCTGGGAATGAGTGATAAGGGGAAGGTGGAGGAGTTTGTTGCAGGTATTGCGAATCTGAAGGAGGCAACGGTGGAGGCAGAGGATGTCGCGGCTGCTGCGTTGTACTTGGGAAGCGATGAGGCCAAGTATGTGAGTGGTATGAACCTTGTAGTGGATGGAGGTTACAGCACTACAAATGTTGCTTTGAAACAATCCTTCCAAAAGATGTCAATTTAA
- the LOC108212690 gene encoding uncharacterized protein LOC108212690, with translation MTSNNLSISIALFKGDNYHSWAIKMKEYMKALNLWDVIESDTKSTPLPRNPTSGEIKKHEEEMARKPKALSCSIQRCLKRFLQQSWVVSLLRKHRKKIKEEFKSNQQTKLMQILNLKRELEIMGMKSNEGVEEYGSRLISIVNQIKLLGGEFSSQRVVDKLLVTLPEWYETKISSHKDIKDLSKLTVSELINSLLPSTKGDQ, from the coding sequence TCAAAGGCGATAACTATCATTCATGGGCCATCAAAATGAAAGAATACATGAAAGCTCTTAATTTATGGGACGTTATTGAGAGTGACACTAAGTCTACTCCTCTTCCAAGAAATCCAACATCAGGCGAAATCAAGAAACATGAAGAAGAAATGGCACGAAAGCCAAAGGCACTTTCATGTTCCATTCAACGGTGTTTGAAGAGATTTTTACAACAATCATGGGTTGTGAGTCTCTTAAGGAAGCATaggaaaaaaatcaaagaaGAGTTCAAAAGCAACCAACAAACCAAACTTATGCAAATTCTCAACCTCAAAAGGGAGCTTGAGATTATGGGGATGAAAAGTAATGAAGGTGTCGAAGAATATGGTAGTAGGTTGATTTCCATTGTCAATCAAATCAAATTACTTGGTGGAGAATTTTCAAGTCAGAGAGTCGTGGACAAGCTTTTGGTAACTCTTCCGGAGTGGTATGAGACTAAAATTTCTTCACATAAAGATATTAAAGATCTCTCAAAATTAACCGTCTCAGAATTAATCAATTCTCTCCTGCCGTCGACCAAAGGAGATCAATGA